One genomic region from Salvelinus fontinalis isolate EN_2023a chromosome 18, ASM2944872v1, whole genome shotgun sequence encodes:
- the LOC129815581 gene encoding adaptin ear-binding coat-associated protein 2-like isoform X1, with the protein MALADDSGYESVICVKPEVHVYKIPPRATNRGYRAADWKLDEPAWTGRMKIISIGKLAYIKLEDKNSGELFAQAPVEQYPGCVVEAVTDSSRYFVVRIEDGSGRHAFIGLGFADRGDSFDFNVALQDHFKWVKQEGELAKEEASQSTAPKLDLGFKEGQTIKISIGNIKKKDPGAKSRPMGSGLLLPPPMAKGAVLVAPPGGQQSPPPTHSNTASLLDFGGRVPAAQPTADLWGDFTAAGASSSQDTAKGWVQF; encoded by the exons ATGGCACTGGCAGACGACAGCGGTTACGAGTCAGTGATCTGTGTAAAGCCAGAGGTTCATGTGTACAAGATCCCACCCCGCGCCACTAACCGTGGATATCG AGCAGCTGACTGGAAGCTGGATGAGCCAGCATGGACCGGCAGGATGAAAATAATATCCATAGGAAAGCTTGCCTATATCAAGCTAGAGGACAAAAACTCAG GAGAGTTGTTTGCCCAAGCCCCAGTGGAGCAGTATCCTGGATGTGTGGTGGAGGCAGTCACAGATTCCAGCAGATATTTTGTGGTGCGGATAGAGGACGGCAGTG GACGACATGCATTTATCGGCCTGGGGTTTGCTGATCGTGGCGACTCCTTTGACTTCAATGTGGCTCTTCAAGACCACTTCAA GTGGGTAAAACAGGAAGGTGAGCTGGCGAAAGAGGAAGCGTCTCAGAGCACAGCACCCAAACTGGACCTAGGCTTTAAAGAGGGCCAGACGATCAAGATCAGCATTGGG AACATAAAGAAGAAGGATCCAGGTGCCAAGTCTCGGCCCATGGGTAGTGGCCTTCTCCTTCCTCCACCAATGGCTAAGGGTGCAGTCCTTGTAGCCCCTCCTGGAGGCCAGCAATCACCGCCACCGACACACTCCAACACAG CTTCTCTTTTAGATTTCGGAGGCCGGGTCCCTGCCGCCCAGCCTACTGCAGACCTGTGGGGAGACTTCACAGCGGCTGGCGCCAG CTCCAGTCAAGACACTGCTAAAGGATGGGTGCAGTTTTAG
- the LOC129815581 gene encoding adaptin ear-binding coat-associated protein 2-like isoform X2: MKIISIGKLAYIKLEDKNSGELFAQAPVEQYPGCVVEAVTDSSRYFVVRIEDGSGRHAFIGLGFADRGDSFDFNVALQDHFKWVKQEGELAKEEASQSTAPKLDLGFKEGQTIKISIGNIKKKDPGAKSRPMGSGLLLPPPMAKGAVLVAPPGGQQSPPPTHSNTASLLDFGGRVPAAQPTADLWGDFTAAGASSSQDTAKGWVQF; the protein is encoded by the exons ATGAAAATAATATCCATAGGAAAGCTTGCCTATATCAAGCTAGAGGACAAAAACTCAG GAGAGTTGTTTGCCCAAGCCCCAGTGGAGCAGTATCCTGGATGTGTGGTGGAGGCAGTCACAGATTCCAGCAGATATTTTGTGGTGCGGATAGAGGACGGCAGTG GACGACATGCATTTATCGGCCTGGGGTTTGCTGATCGTGGCGACTCCTTTGACTTCAATGTGGCTCTTCAAGACCACTTCAA GTGGGTAAAACAGGAAGGTGAGCTGGCGAAAGAGGAAGCGTCTCAGAGCACAGCACCCAAACTGGACCTAGGCTTTAAAGAGGGCCAGACGATCAAGATCAGCATTGGG AACATAAAGAAGAAGGATCCAGGTGCCAAGTCTCGGCCCATGGGTAGTGGCCTTCTCCTTCCTCCACCAATGGCTAAGGGTGCAGTCCTTGTAGCCCCTCCTGGAGGCCAGCAATCACCGCCACCGACACACTCCAACACAG CTTCTCTTTTAGATTTCGGAGGCCGGGTCCCTGCCGCCCAGCCTACTGCAGACCTGTGGGGAGACTTCACAGCGGCTGGCGCCAG CTCCAGTCAAGACACTGCTAAAGGATGGGTGCAGTTTTAG
- the LOC129815582 gene encoding prolyl 3-hydroxylase 1-like: MLWRFVVAILGVCLIPYCLSDVQLSSNVILEPYDLLFDTAVEAYYKGDWMTVILNMERALRNKAAIRRVKAHCRITCANQSAFGEPLSSMVVPVPGAGSVEDLGFFQKIMKRADCVNTCESEKIGPPTIHKVTEDVDLEFKKRTPYNYLQVAYFKINKLDKAVAAANTFFLANPDHMEMKQNLDYYRMMAGVQQEDFKDLESRPHMTEFLAGKRYYSSDSFGLAIDHFEAAVEEYFSEDQECRALCEGAYVYDGYNYMEYSADLFQSMTDHYMQILNCKQRCSVELASTAGKDKPFEDFLPSHFNYLQFSYYNSEKYEQAIEWAKTYLLFHPEEEVMNQNLAYYSAVLGEDKAAAISARLVVKQHIQQSLLEKELLYFAYEVFGITFVDPDSWTPADVMPLKLREKQKAERETAARITEEIGNLMKEIETLVEEKNKESTDIAKIVREGGPLLFDDIKITMSSKQLNGSQRVLLDGFISNDECRELTRLSNAAALKGDGYQGRPSPHSPSESFQGVTVLKAIKLGQEGTVPLKSARLFFDMSEKVRGVLESYFRLDSPLYFSYSHLVCRSAIDEKQDDRDNLSHPVHADNCLLVSELNECIKEPPAYTNRDYSAILYLNDDFEGGDFIFTELDAKTVTAEVRPQCGRVVGFGAGNENPHGVRAVTKGQRCAVALWFTLDPKHEEKDRIQAQEMLKMFSSPTDTEFTKTKTESSQPQLTPLDQSALLGQAATPVQEQAGKPDDKPAEKKPKEPAETVSENPSDKPEDKKNEKPIEKPAEILIAKKGNKAKVKELVKTKAKAADASKNKKATTKTAAKAGDKANAKTADKAKAKPAAKTNVKQAADKTYKKEQKPATKKTEKIPVKKVSKDSNTDLKSSSDSQTDKDEL; encoded by the exons ATGCTGTGGCGTTTTGTAGTAGCGATTTTAGGCGTTTGCCTCATCCCATATTGCCTTTCGGACGTGCAGCTCAGTAGTAATGTTATTCTGGAACCTTATGATCTGCTGTTCGACACGGCGGTGGAAGCCTACTACAAGGGGGACTGGATGACGGTCATTCTGAACATGGAGAGAGCGCTTCGGAACAAGGCTGCGATCCGCAGGGTGAAGGCGCATTGTCGGATAACTTGTGCCAACCAGAGCGCTTTCGGGGAGCCTTTATCTAGCATGGTTGTGCCAGTACCAGGCGCTGGCTCCGTGGAAGATCTTGGCTTTTTCCAGAAAATTATGAAAAGGGCTGATTGTGTAAATACCTGCGAAAGTGAGAAAATTGGACCACCAACTATCCATAAAGTCACTGAAGATGTGGACCTTGAGTTTAAGAAAAGAACACCCTACAATTACCTGCAAGTCGCGTACTTCAAG ATCAACAAGCTGGATAAAGCTGTGGCGGCGGCAAACACGTTTTTCCTGGCCAACCCAGACCACATGGAGATGAAGCAGAACCTGGACTATTACAGGATGATGGCCGGAGTACAGCAGGAGGACTTCAAAGACCTGGAGTCCCGGCCGCACATG ACAGAGTTCCTTGCAGGGAAGCGGTATTACAGCTCCGATTCGTTCGGTCTGGCCATCGACCACTTTGAGGCGGCAGTGGAGGAGTACTTCAGCGAGGACCAGGAGTGCCGGGCGCTCTGTGAAGGAGCTTACGTCTACGATGGGTACAACTACATGGAGTACAGTGCCGACTTGTTCCAGTCCATGACAG ACCACTACATGCAGATTCTGAACTGTAAGCAGAGATGTTCTGTGGAGCTAGCCTCCACCGCGGGAAAGGACAAGCCATTTGAGGATTTCCTCCCTTCCCACTTCAACTACCTACAGTTCTCCTACTACAACA gTGAGAAGTATGAGCAGGCCATAGAGTGGGCTAAAACCTACCTGCTGTTCCATCCAGAGGAGGAGGTGATGAATCAGAACCTGGCTTACTACTCCGCTGTGCTGGGGGAGGACAAGGCTGCAGCCATATCCGCTAGACTG GTGGTGAAACAGCATATTCAGCAGTCCCTGTTGGAAAAGGAGCTACTCTACTTTGCTTATGAAGTGTTTGGAATCACCTTTGTTGATCCG GATTCCTGGACCCCTGCAGACGTCATGCCCCTCAAACTGAGAGAGAAGCAGAA GGCAGAAAGGGAGACTGCGGCGAGGATCACTGAGGAGATTGGGAATCTGATGAAGGAGATTGAAACTCTGGTGGAGGAGAAGAACAAGGAGTCGACTGACATTGCCAAGATCGTACGAGAAG GTGGTCCTTTGTTGTTTGATGACATCAAGATTACTATGTCGTCAAAGCAGCTGAATGGGTCTCAGAGGGTTCTACTGGATGGTTTTATCTCGAATGACGAGTGCAGAGAGCTCACCCGCCTCTCTAAT GCGGCAGCGCTGAAAGGTGATGGGTATCAAGGCCGCCCCTCCCCCCACTCACCCAGCGAGAGCTTCCAAGGAGTCACTGTCCTCAAGGCTATTAAG TTGGGACAGGAGGGCACTGTGCCCCTGAAGAGTGCCCGCCTGTTTTTTGACATGAGTGAGAAGGTGCGTGGGGTCCTGGAGTCGTACTTCCGTCtggactctcctctctacttctccTACTCCCACCTGGTCTGCCGCTCCGCCATCGACG AGAAGCAGGATGACCGTGACAACCTGAGTCACCCGGTTCATGCAGACAACTGCCTGCTGGTCTCTGAGCTCAACGAGTGCATTAAAGAACCACCTGCTTACACAAACAGGGACTATAG CGCAATCCTCTATCTGAATGATGATTTTGAAGGAGGAGATTTCATTTTCACTGAACTGGATGCCAAAACGGTCACA GCAGAGGTGCGTCCTCAGTGTGGTCGTGTGGTTGGGTTCGGTGCTGGGAATGAGAACCCTCACGGGGTAAGAGCGGTCACTAAGGGCCAGAGGTGTGCTGTGGCCCTGTGGTTCACCCTTGACCCCAAACATGAGGAGAAG gatCGGATCCAAGCTCAAGAGATGCTGAAGATGTTCTCCTCTCCTACGGACACAGAGTTCacaaagacaaagacagagagctcACAACCACAGCTTACACCTCTTGACCAGTCTGCGCTTCTTGGTCAAGCTGCAACCCCAGTACAGGAGCAGGCAGGCAAACCAGATGACAAACCAGCAGAGAAGAAGCCTAAGGAACCAGCAGAAACAGTTAGTGAAAACCCATCTGATAAACCAGAGGATAAAAAGAATGAGAAGCCGATAGAGAAGCCCGCAGAAATACTAATTGCAAAAAAGGGTAACAAAGCCAAGGTGAAAGAGCTGGTTAAAACTAAAGCCAAAGCAGCGGATGCATCAAAGAACAAAAAAGCGACGACTAAAACAGCGGCTAAAGCAGGGGACAAAGCCAACGCTAAGACAGCAGACAAGGCTAAAGCAAAACCTGCAGCAAAAACAAACGTCAAACAGGCAGCAGACAAAACATACAAAAAAGAGCAGAAGCCAGCGACAAAAAAGACAGAGAAAATCCCTGTCAAAAAGGTTTCCAAGGACTCCAATACTGACCTCAAGTCATCCTCGGACTCACAGACAGACAAGGACGAGCTGTGA